A genomic region of Verrucomicrobiia bacterium contains the following coding sequences:
- a CDS encoding secretin N-terminal domain-containing protein — translation MKRILSILLLTCTSLWAQVPPPAGVPPRPNLPAGGPAGIPAPAGAAGAGDVRVTVPSHLSNLSEAELNKIVGKDEINFKAVTIDEFLTVYGDLVNRTILRPSTLPAPTITLRNQTQLTRREAIQLMDSVLGINGIAMINVGDKFVKAVPVAQANQEGAPFDSRKAEALPELGQYVTHVVQLKYVKPSEMLPILQPFAKIPNSILPIEANGILVIRDYAENVKRMLEMIAQVDVSVPAEFVSEVIPIKYALASDIASALNSLSGASGGTTVGSSSGGSRGSSRGRSTGFGGGVGVGGGMGGGMGGINSGAGYNPQGNVGGIGAQGNTGGTFTDRLRSIMQKSGASSANASGDITVLGETKIIADERTNSLLVYATRQDMQTIKDVVSKLDVVLAQVLIESIILSVSANDSFNFGVSASQNPKQFNSTFTGGGVANNGKDLLGTGRDFLSGVASSTNALSSIPASDGLSYFGKFGANWDVALQALASDGKTEVIQKPVIMTTHATPGHFFVGDTVPYVTSTYYGGGYSGPSSSYQQLRVGIDVQVTPFINPDGIVVMKIDQAIEQLSGSVEITGVGAVPTTSSRTLSADITVSNRDTIMLGGFLSSSGTKSKSGVPLLKDIPILGGLFRSTSNSKDRKELVVLMRPTVLETPHMAAMGSADAQENMPGIHSFQKRLKKEDKDFQNKMDRLDGIKPGADDAAPPAKTKADAAQTSELKDATASPGATPDAAAPAETGWTNPAATPPATNGNEGFKNVRPMTDEEIKALGRDTHGQ, via the coding sequence GTGAAACGCATCCTGTCCATTCTCCTGTTGACCTGCACCAGTCTCTGGGCGCAGGTGCCACCTCCGGCCGGCGTCCCGCCGCGCCCGAATCTGCCCGCAGGCGGTCCCGCCGGCATCCCCGCGCCCGCCGGAGCCGCCGGAGCCGGTGATGTGCGGGTGACGGTGCCGTCTCATCTGTCGAATTTGAGCGAGGCGGAACTGAACAAAATCGTCGGCAAGGATGAAATCAACTTCAAGGCGGTCACGATCGACGAGTTTTTGACGGTGTATGGCGACTTGGTGAACCGCACGATTTTACGGCCCAGCACCCTGCCGGCGCCGACCATCACCCTGCGCAATCAGACCCAACTGACGCGCCGCGAGGCGATTCAACTGATGGATTCAGTGCTCGGCATCAATGGCATCGCAATGATCAACGTGGGCGACAAATTCGTAAAAGCCGTGCCGGTGGCCCAGGCCAATCAGGAAGGTGCCCCGTTCGACTCCCGCAAGGCCGAGGCCCTGCCCGAGCTGGGCCAATATGTGACGCACGTGGTCCAGTTGAAATACGTCAAGCCGAGCGAAATGCTCCCCATCCTGCAACCGTTTGCGAAGATCCCCAATTCCATCCTGCCCATCGAGGCCAACGGCATCCTGGTCATTCGCGATTACGCGGAAAACGTGAAGCGCATGCTGGAGATGATTGCGCAGGTGGACGTGTCCGTGCCGGCGGAATTTGTCTCCGAGGTCATCCCGATCAAATACGCGCTGGCCAGCGACATCGCGAGCGCGTTGAACAGCCTGAGCGGGGCCAGCGGCGGCACCACGGTGGGCTCTTCCAGCGGCGGTTCCCGCGGATCATCCCGCGGCCGCTCCACCGGGTTTGGCGGCGGCGTGGGCGTGGGCGGCGGCATGGGCGGCGGCATGGGCGGAATCAACTCCGGAGCCGGCTACAATCCGCAGGGCAACGTGGGCGGCATCGGCGCGCAGGGAAATACCGGTGGCACGTTCACCGACCGGCTGCGCAGCATCATGCAGAAGTCAGGCGCCAGCAGCGCCAACGCCAGCGGTGACATCACCGTGCTGGGCGAAACCAAAATCATCGCCGACGAGCGCACCAATTCACTGCTGGTTTACGCCACTCGCCAGGACATGCAGACCATCAAGGACGTCGTGTCGAAGCTGGACGTGGTGCTGGCGCAGGTGCTCATCGAATCGATCATCTTGAGCGTGTCAGCCAACGACAGCTTCAACTTCGGCGTGTCGGCGTCCCAGAATCCGAAGCAATTCAATTCGACCTTCACGGGCGGCGGCGTGGCCAACAACGGGAAGGATCTGCTGGGCACGGGACGTGATTTCCTCAGCGGTGTGGCCAGCAGCACCAATGCGCTCAGCTCCATTCCGGCCAGTGACGGTCTGAGTTACTTCGGCAAATTTGGCGCCAACTGGGACGTGGCGCTACAAGCTCTCGCTTCCGACGGCAAAACGGAAGTCATCCAGAAACCGGTCATCATGACGACGCACGCGACGCCGGGTCACTTCTTCGTGGGCGATACGGTTCCCTACGTGACGAGCACCTATTACGGTGGCGGCTACTCCGGGCCGAGTTCGTCCTACCAGCAGTTGCGCGTGGGTATCGATGTGCAGGTCACGCCGTTCATCAACCCCGACGGCATTGTGGTCATGAAGATCGATCAGGCCATCGAACAGTTGAGCGGTTCGGTGGAAATCACCGGTGTGGGCGCGGTGCCCACCACGTCCAGCCGCACTCTTTCGGCGGACATCACCGTCAGCAACCGCGACACCATCATGCTGGGCGGCTTCCTGAGTTCTTCGGGCACAAAGAGCAAATCCGGCGTGCCGCTGTTGAAGGACATCCCGATTCTTGGCGGCCTGTTCCGGAGCACGAGCAATTCCAAGGATCGCAAGGAGTTGGTCGTGTTGATGCGGCCAACCGTGTTGGAAACACCGCACATGGCCGCCATGGGCTCGGCCGACGCGCAGGAAAACATGCCGGGCATTCACAGCTTCCAAAAGCGCCTCAAGAAGGAGGACAAGGACTTCCAAAATAAAATGGACCGGCTGGACGGCATCAAGCCGGGCGCAGACGACGCGGCACCGCCCGCGAAAACGAAGGCCGACGCCGCCCAGACGAGCGAGTTGAAAGATGCGACGGCCAGTCCAGGCGCGACTCCCGATGCCGCGGCGCCGGCGGAAACCGGGTGGACAAACCCCGCCGCCACGCCGCCCGCCACGAATGGCAACGAGGGCTTCAAAAACGTCCGGCCGATGACGGATGAGGAAATCAAGGCCCTTGGCCGGGATACCCATGGCCAATAG
- a CDS encoding nucleotide-binding domain containing protein, which yields MRRGSVIKAGRYFIKGIPLNKTDFRSDPAHPRRSARVRELLGTSGRLRVVLRNPTSDPLPAGVVLGEAASPADVHRWARRVDAGTVAAGGADFFAALLRQRGHRPQRSARRSVPRVAGTTLFISGSLAESSLNFLAGCAARDWPVLMMSYELFAGLGPAHAHCAVWARRVIEALGQQPRVAIGIGQPTLPGRREGARLGRWLTETVRQVLAAVRPDRVCVEGGSTSARLLRRLGWKRLNIECEFRRGVTAVRPPVRNGALLVFKPGSYDWPAVLTQ from the coding sequence GTGAGGCGGGGAAGCGTCATCAAGGCCGGGCGCTATTTCATCAAGGGCATTCCCCTCAACAAAACGGATTTCCGGTCCGACCCGGCACATCCACGGCGCTCGGCCAGGGTGCGGGAATTGCTTGGCACCTCGGGTCGTCTGCGAGTGGTGCTGCGCAATCCGACGAGCGACCCGCTGCCGGCGGGCGTTGTCCTGGGCGAAGCTGCCAGCCCGGCCGACGTGCACCGCTGGGCGCGGCGCGTGGATGCCGGCACCGTGGCGGCCGGCGGCGCAGATTTTTTTGCCGCGCTGCTGCGCCAGCGTGGGCACCGTCCGCAACGCTCCGCCCGGCGTTCCGTTCCGCGCGTTGCGGGAACCACGTTGTTCATCTCCGGCAGCCTGGCGGAATCTTCACTCAACTTTCTGGCCGGCTGTGCCGCGCGGGATTGGCCGGTGCTGATGATGTCTTACGAATTGTTTGCCGGCCTCGGCCCGGCGCACGCGCATTGCGCCGTCTGGGCGCGCCGGGTGATTGAGGCGCTGGGCCAGCAACCGCGCGTGGCCATCGGCATCGGCCAGCCCACGTTGCCGGGGCGGCGGGAAGGGGCGCGGCTGGGCCGGTGGCTGACTGAGACGGTGCGGCAGGTGCTGGCCGCCGTCCGTCCGGACCGGGTGTGCGTTGAAGGCGGCTCCACGTCCGCGCGACTGCTGCGGCGGCTGGGCTGGAAACGGCTGAATATTGAATGTGAATTTCGCCGGGGCGTTACCGCCGTGCGTCCGCCGGTGCGCAACGGGGCGCTGCTTGTCTTCAAACCCGGCAGCTACGACTGGCCCGCCGTCTTGACGCAGTAA
- a CDS encoding ABC transporter permease yields MADVVMEETAGPISADRPLAGSGLLRNRLVQTGAGLILLLTLLALAAPWLTRRHILHEPVRQDQNGLDADGMPRPASRNYWLGTDNLGRDVLSRVIYGTRVSLTVGTAAMLTAAVIGVLVGLFAGYYGGKLDLVLMRLTDINLSIPAILLAIAFAGLMDGKILHLHPAWLHWSFLDVQLQRGLVSVFLIIGLVCWPGMVRVIRGQVLALKEREFVQAARALGASDWRILFRHILPNVLPTVIVLAAMSTANTILLEAGLGYLGIGVPPPAPSWGSMIADGQAYFISAPAIVIAPGVAIVLTVLAFNLLGQGLQEVLDPNRRP; encoded by the coding sequence GTGGCTGATGTTGTAATGGAAGAAACTGCGGGGCCCATCTCGGCGGATCGCCCGCTGGCCGGCTCCGGCCTCCTGCGAAATCGGCTGGTGCAAACCGGGGCCGGCCTCATCCTGCTCCTCACCTTGCTGGCCCTCGCCGCGCCCTGGCTGACGCGCCGGCACATTCTGCATGAGCCCGTTCGGCAGGATCAGAACGGCCTCGATGCGGACGGCATGCCGCGTCCGGCCAGCCGCAACTATTGGCTGGGCACGGACAATCTTGGGCGTGATGTGCTGTCGCGTGTGATCTACGGCACGCGGGTGTCGCTGACGGTGGGCACCGCCGCCATGCTGACGGCGGCGGTCATTGGCGTCCTCGTTGGCTTGTTCGCGGGTTACTACGGCGGGAAACTGGACCTGGTGCTGATGCGTCTGACCGACATCAACCTCAGCATTCCGGCCATTCTGCTGGCGATTGCCTTCGCGGGATTGATGGACGGAAAGATTCTCCACCTGCACCCGGCGTGGCTGCATTGGTCGTTTCTGGACGTGCAACTCCAGCGCGGCCTCGTGAGTGTGTTCCTCATCATCGGCTTGGTGTGCTGGCCGGGCATGGTGCGCGTCATTCGCGGCCAGGTGCTGGCCCTCAAGGAACGCGAGTTCGTGCAGGCTGCGCGGGCACTGGGTGCCTCCGACTGGCGCATCCTCTTCCGCCACATCCTGCCGAACGTCCTGCCTACGGTGATTGTGCTCGCGGCCATGAGCACGGCGAACACGATCCTGCTCGAGGCCGGGCTGGGTTATTTGGGCATCGGCGTCCCGCCGCCGGCGCCCAGTTGGGGGTCGATGATTGCCGATGGTCAGGCTTACTTCATTTCGGCACCGGCCATCGTGATCGCGCCGGGCGTCGCCATCGTGCTGACTGTGCTGGCGTTCAACCTGCTCGGCCAGGGGTTGCAGGAAGTGCTCGATCCGAATCGCCGCCCATGA
- a CDS encoding ABC transporter substrate-binding protein, whose protein sequence is MIRNTFMTLPLLLLLAGAGGGRAAAEQGDVNTPKRGGVLHLSTPSDLRSLDPAIAYDNTSVPLCKLLFRGLLDYDEGVNLIPDQAQDWSLSPDARTYTFHLRPGVRFANGRLVEAADYVFSFERILDPKVASPGQTFFMGIQGAAEFVAGKAPHVSGLRAPDAQTFVVELARPQFTFRYVLAMNFADVVPRDVVQRYGADFQYHLVGSGPYQLTEWRRGIRWRFARNPHYSGTDGYVDGLDLMVGADDTTATMMIERGEIDRTLASPAEAIRFKRDPRLRSWLRLVDTANVDYIFMNTEMKPFDDVRVRRAVNHAINKERLVKLTGGFNSVAQGIVPTSLGWTNPRLTTYDYDPAKARALLREAGFPNGFKTELWYMIDLPVIARLAEGAQQDLQQVGIDAELKPANGTTFLIKASARHQIAFGVWGWFADYPDPSNFLDVLFNGERITDTDCNNAAFYNNPAVNRLLDAASGDMNVAARTEQLREAESRILADAPWVPLVNERVPVLVNPRIKGRLVHPVWMWRYEKVWPEP, encoded by the coding sequence ATGATCCGAAACACGTTCATGACGTTGCCGCTGCTGCTCCTGCTGGCCGGGGCCGGCGGTGGCCGCGCCGCGGCGGAGCAGGGGGACGTCAATACACCGAAGCGCGGCGGGGTATTGCACCTGTCCACGCCCAGCGATTTGCGGTCGCTCGATCCGGCCATTGCCTACGACAACACCTCCGTGCCACTGTGCAAGCTGCTGTTTCGTGGGCTGCTGGATTACGACGAGGGCGTGAACCTAATTCCCGACCAGGCGCAGGATTGGAGCCTTTCACCTGATGCGCGGACCTACACGTTCCACCTGCGTCCCGGCGTCCGCTTTGCGAACGGCCGGCTGGTGGAGGCGGCCGACTATGTGTTTTCCTTCGAGCGTATTTTGGATCCCAAGGTCGCCTCCCCCGGGCAGACTTTTTTCATGGGCATCCAGGGCGCGGCGGAGTTTGTGGCCGGCAAGGCACCACACGTGAGCGGGCTGCGCGCACCCGACGCGCAGACGTTCGTGGTGGAACTTGCCCGGCCGCAATTCACCTTTCGCTACGTGCTCGCCATGAATTTCGCCGACGTGGTGCCGCGCGACGTGGTCCAGCGTTACGGCGCCGACTTCCAATATCATTTGGTCGGTTCCGGCCCCTACCAACTGACCGAGTGGCGGCGCGGCATCCGCTGGCGCTTTGCCCGCAATCCCCATTACTCGGGCACGGATGGTTACGTGGACGGGCTCGATCTGATGGTGGGCGCGGACGACACCACGGCCACGATGATGATCGAGCGGGGCGAAATCGACCGCACCCTGGCCAGTCCGGCCGAAGCCATCCGTTTCAAGCGCGACCCGCGACTGCGAAGCTGGCTCAGGCTGGTGGATACCGCGAACGTGGACTACATCTTCATGAACACGGAGATGAAGCCGTTTGACGACGTGCGGGTGCGGCGCGCGGTGAACCATGCCATCAACAAGGAACGCCTTGTCAAGCTGACCGGCGGATTCAATTCGGTCGCGCAAGGGATTGTGCCCACGTCGCTGGGCTGGACGAATCCGCGGCTGACGACCTACGACTATGATCCCGCCAAGGCGCGGGCGCTGCTGCGGGAGGCTGGGTTTCCGAACGGCTTCAAGACCGAGCTTTGGTATATGATTGATCTGCCGGTAATCGCGCGGCTGGCCGAGGGCGCGCAGCAGGACCTGCAACAGGTGGGCATCGACGCGGAACTGAAACCGGCCAACGGCACCACGTTTCTGATCAAGGCCTCGGCCCGCCATCAGATTGCCTTCGGCGTCTGGGGCTGGTTCGCGGATTATCCCGATCCCAGCAACTTTCTGGACGTGTTGTTCAACGGCGAACGCATCACCGACACCGACTGCAACAACGCCGCGTTCTACAACAATCCCGCAGTGAACCGGCTGCTCGACGCGGCGTCCGGCGACATGAACGTCGCGGCGCGGACCGAACAGTTGCGCGAGGCGGAAAGCCGCATCCTGGCTGATGCGCCCTGGGTGCCGCTGGTGAACGAACGGGTGCCCGTGCTCGTGAACCCGCGCATCAAGGGCAGGCTGGTGCATCCGGTGTGGATGTGGCGCTACGAAAAAGTCTGGCCCGAACCCTGA